A window of Solanum stenotomum isolate F172 chromosome 3, ASM1918654v1, whole genome shotgun sequence contains these coding sequences:
- the LOC125860215 gene encoding NADPH-dependent aldo-keto reductase, chloroplastic-like: MRNYQTILNNGETLPSIGMGTYSGENDRETTEIAIRIAIKMGYRHFDTAKIYGSEVAVGNALRRAIHDGLVEREDIHVTSKLWSSDHHDPITALQQTLQRLGMEYIDMYLVHWPVALKPWVDYPIPAEEDFEELDMENTWSGMERCLEMGLCRSIGVSNFSSTKIQHLLDFACVTPVVNQVEMHPMWRQRKLRSICREYGIHVSAYSPLGGPGNAWGTTTVVDHPIIQSIAQKHDATPAQVALRWGLCQGSSVIVKSFNMRRMKENMGALHLKLDEWDLIDINKIEERKIMRGEWLSNHTTSPYRTIQELWDDEI; the protein is encoded by the exons atgAGAAATTATCAGACAATACTAAACAATGGTGAAACTTTACCAAGTATAGGTATGGGTACTTATTCCGGCGAAAACGATAGAGAAACAACTGAGATAGCCATTAGAATCGCCATCAAG ATGGGGTATAGACATTTTGATACCGCGAAAATATACGGTTCAGAGGTGGCTGTGGGAAATGCATTAAGACGAGCGATTCATGATGGTTTGGTTGAAAGGGAAGATATTCATGTCACTTCTAAACTTTGGTCAAGTGATCATCATGATCCTATTACTGCTCTTCAACAAACTCTACA GAGGCTAGGAATGGAATACATAGACATGTATTTAGTGCATTGGCCCGTGGCGTTGAAACCATGGGTAGATTATCCAATTCCCGCAGAAGAAGACTTTGAGGAATTAGACATGGAAAATACTTGGTCCGGTATGGAGAGGTGTTTAGAGATGGGATTGTGTAGATCCATTGGCGTCAGCAatttttcttcaacaaaaaTACAACACCTTCTAGATTTTGCTTGTGTCACTCCTGTTGTCAATCAG GTGGAAATGCATCCAATGTGGAGGCAACGTAAGTTGAGATCAATATGTAGGGAATATGGAATTCATGTAAGTGCATATTCACCTCTTGGTGGTCCTGGAAATGCTTGGGGGACTACTACTGTGGTTGATCATCCAATCATACAATCCATTGCCCAAAAGCATGATGCAACTCCAGCTCAA GTTGCTCTAAGATGGGGATTGTGTCAAGGATCAAGTGTGATAGTGAAGAGCTTTAATATGCGAAGAATGAAAGAGAATATGGGAGCTCTTCATTTGAAATTAGATGAATGGGATTTAATTGACATAAATAAAATCGAGGAGAGGAAGATTATGAGGGGAGAATGGCTATCTAATCATACTACAAGCCCATACAGGACCATCCAGGAACTTTGGGATGACGAGATTTAA
- the LOC125860214 gene encoding NADPH-dependent aldo-keto reductase, chloroplastic-like, which yields MRNYQTILNNGETLPIIGMGTYSGENDRETTETAIRTAIKMGYRHFDTAKIYGSEVAVGNALRRAIHDGLVEREDIHVTSKLWSSDHHDPVTALQQTLQRLGMEYIDMYLVHWPVALKPWVDYPIPAEEDFEELDMENTWSGMERCLEMGLCRSIGVSNFSSTKIQHILDFACVTPVVNQVEMHPMWRQRKLRSICREYGIHLSAYSPLGGPGNAWGTTTVVDHPIIQSIAQKHDATPAQVALRWGLCQGSSVIVKSFNMRRMKENMGALHLKLDEWDLIDINKIEERKIMRGEWLSNHTTSPYRTIQELWDDEI from the exons atgaGAAATTATCAGACAATACTAAACAATGGTGAAACTTTACCAATTATAGGTATGGGTACTTATTCAGGCGAAAACGATAGAGAAACAACTGAGACAGCCATTAGAACCGCCATCAAG ATGGGGTACAGACATTTTGATACCGCGAAAATATACGGTTCCGAGGTGGCTGTGGGAAATGCATTAAGACGAGCGATTCATGATGGTTTGGTTGAAAGGGAAGATATTCATGTCACTTCTAAACTTTGGTCAAGTGATCATCATGATCCTGTTACTGCTCTTCAACAAACTCTACA GAGACTAGGAATGGAATACATAGACATGTATTTAGTGCATTGGCCAGTGGCTTTGAAGCCATGGGTGGACTACCCAATTCCCGCAGAAGAAGACTTTGAGGAATTAGACATGGAAAATACTTGGTCCGGTATGGAGAGGTGTTTAGAGATGGGATTGTGTAGATCCATCGGCGTCAGCAatttttcttcaacaaaaaTACAACACATTCTAGATTTTGCTTGTGTCACTCCTGTTGTCAATCAG GTGGAAATGCATCCAATGTGGAGGCAACGTAAGTTGAGATCAATATGTAGGGAATATGGAATTCATTTAAGTGCATATTCACCTCTTGGTGGTCCTGGAAATGCTTGGGGGACTACTACTGTAGTTGATCATCCAATCATACAATCCATTGCCCAAAAGCATGATGCAACTCCAGCTCAA GTTGCTCTAAGATGGGGATTGTGTCAAGGATCAAGTGTGATAGTGAAGAGCTTTAATATGCGAAGAATGAAAGAGAATATGGGAGCTCTTCATTTGAAATTAGATGAATGGGATTTAATTGACATAAATAAAATCGAGGAGAGGAAGATTATGAGGGGAGAATGGCTATCTAATCATACTACAAGCCCATACAGGACCATCCAGGAACTTTGGGATGACGAGATTTAA